The proteins below come from a single Silene latifolia isolate original U9 population unplaced genomic scaffold, ASM4854445v1 scaffold_73, whole genome shotgun sequence genomic window:
- the LOC141640180 gene encoding 4-hydroxy-tetrahydrodipicolinate synthase 2, chloroplastic-like produces the protein MNTRWTHRILPLYIYIGTLDYEGQLMSWDEHIMLIGHTVNCFGTNIKVIGNTGSNSTREAIHATEQGFAVGMHAALHINPYYGKTSMEGLIAHFQSVLPMGPTIIYNVPSRTSQDIPPHAIHLLEDFPNLAGVKECVGNERIKEYTDNDIVVWSGNDDECHDSRWSYGATGVISVTSNLVPKLMRRLMFEDKNPSLRPYPEADVLERMPSYESLRFLHMSTFVNVEVPQQKTCYDCGAHVLKFLSALDDNSLWTIPDYFEDLLNCSFISHIDVKFHNTIF, from the exons gtggactcaccggatcttgcctctatatatatatataggtacaCTAGACTATGAGGGGCAATTGATGAGTTGGGATGAGCACATCATGCTTATTGGCCATACCGTCAACTGTTTTGGCACCAACATCAAGGTGATCGGGAACACTGGTAGTAACTCAACCCGAGAGGCTATACATGCTACCGAACAAGGGTTTGCTGTAGGAATGCATGCCGCCCTTCACATTAATCCTTATTATGGAAAGACCTCCATGGAGGGATTGATTGCTCACTTTCAAAGTGTGCTACCTATGGGTCCCACCATCATATATAATGTACCATCACGAACGAGTCAGGACATTCCTCCTCATGCCATCCATCTTCTAGAAGATTTTCCTAACTTGGCCGGGGTTAAAGAATGTGTAGGAAATGAACGAATTAAGGAGTACACGGATAATGACATTGTCGTATGGAGTGGAAATGACGACGAGTGCCATGATTCGAGATGGTCATATGGTGCTACTGGAGTTATATCTGTTACTAGCAACTTGGTTCCGAAGTTAATGAGGCGACTCATGTTTGAGGACAAGAATCCTTCCCTCAgg CCATATCCGGAAG CAGATGTTCTGGAACGTATGCCGTCATATGAATCATTGCGGTTTCTGCACATGTCTACTTTTGTTAATGTCGAAGTCCCTCAACAAAAAACATG TTATGATTGTGGAGCTCACGTGCTGAAGTTTTTGAGTGCATTGGACGATAACAGTTTATGGACCATTCCTGACTATTTTGAG GACTTATTGAATTGTTCATTTATTTCACATATTGATGTGAAGTTTCACAATACCATCTTCTAG